ACACGAAATAGTATGGAACAGGAAGTAAAGCAGGCAAATCAGATGCCACAGGAGGAAGAAATTGATTTGGTAGAGGTGGTCCGGAAGTTGTGGAAAAACCGGAAGCTGATACTGAAAATTACCGTCGTGTTTATGGTACTAGGGGTATTAGTGGCCCTGTTTAGTCCGAAAGAATATACTGCTGGATGTACGATGGTCCCTCAATCCGGGGATAAGAAAGTTGGTGGAAATTTGAGTGGACTGGCATCCATGGTCGGAATTAATTTAGGTGGGGCTTCTGGTGGTGAGGTTTTATCTCCGACAATTTATCCTAAGATTGTGGCAAGTATTCCTTTTAAGAAGGACTTGATGGCGACCCCGTTGAAGTTTGAAGAGTATGATCAACCGATCACGTTATTGGATTATTATACAAAGGATGAGTACCAGAAATTTAGTTTGGGAGGTACAATTGCGAAATACACGATTGGTTTACCGGGAGTGATCATAAATGCAATTCGGGGAGAAGATACAACGATGATTTCTGCGGGGCAGGGAAGTGCGATTCAGTCACTTTCAAAGGATGAGAAGAAGATGTCGGAGATGTTGAATGATATGATTTCTTTGAACGTGAATGATAAAGACGGTTACGTGCAATTGTCTGCGTCTTTAGGAGAACCTTTGGCTGTAGCTCAGTTGGCTGAACGGGCTCAAGAGTTGTTACAGACGTATATTACGGATTTTAAAATCGAGAAGGTGAAGTCAAATTTGACTTTCGTGGAGCAACAATATGATGCTGCAAAAAAACGTTACGAGAAGATGCAGGATAGTTTGGCTCGTTTCAGAGATGCGAACAAGAGTTTTTCTTCTGCCGTGGCAAAGACTCAGGAGGAGGCTTTAACGAATGAATATAATCTTGCTTATAGCGTGTATTCCGAGTTGGCAAAACAGATGGAACAGGCTAAGATTGCCGTGAATGAAACCACACCGATTTTGACGATCGTGGAACCGGTTGTAGTTCCGATTGAACGTTCTAAACCTAAAAGGGGGTTGATTTGCGTGTTGTTTACGTTCTTGGGAGGCTTTGCTGGAGTGGGTATGGTTTTGGCATTACCTTTCGTGGCTAATATTTTTGGAAATGATAAATTGAAACGGTTTATAAAAGAATAAGTTTGTAATCGGGGATCCGGTTTTCATATTACAGGAGGTGTGTCAAAATGTATTGGCATACCTCTTTTTGTGAGAAGTTTTTTACCTTTGCGGTACGTGGGGACCGGGACGTGTGATAAAATATTTGATAGTCTTTGAAAATGATTGATTTTGAACAGTTAGCACGAAATATGAAGGGAGACGTGATGACGGATTCTCTTCATCAAATGATTTATGCGACAGACGCATCGGCTTATCGGGAGATGCCATTGGCTGTTGTATATCCTCGGGATGCCTCGGACGTGAAGGAATGTATCAAGTTTGCCAGAAAAAATGGGATTACATTGATTCCTCGTGCCGCAGGAACTTCTTTAGCGGGACAGGTGGTAGGGAATGGGGTGGTCGTTGATGTGTCCCGGTATATGAATCACGTGCTAGAGATAAATGAAAAAGAACATTGGGTTCGGGTTGAACCGGGGGTAGTGCTGGATGAATTGAATATGCGGGTAAAGTCGTTGGGATTGTTCTTCGGGCCGGAGACTTCTACTTCTAATCGTTGTTGTTTGGGAGGAATGGTGGGAAATAATTCGTGCGGTTCTCATTCTTTGGTGTACGGGAGTACTCGGGATCATCTTCTGGAGGCAAAAGTTATTTTGAGTGACGGGGAGGAGGCTTGGTTGAAGGGAATGAATAAAGATGAGGTGAGGGATAAAATGACGGAAGACACGTTGGAGGGAAAGATATACAGGTGTTCTGTGGAGATGTTGGAAAATAATAGAGAGGAGATTATTCAACATTTTCCGGACCCGGCTTTGCGGAGAAGAAATTCTGGGTATGCCATTGATCAATTGTTGTACTCGGATTACTTTGATGTTGCTTATGAGGAAAAGTTTAATTTGTGCAAGTTATTAGCCGGATCAGAAGGAACTCTGGCATTTGTGACCGAGTTGAAATTGAATCTTGTCCCGTTACCACCCAAAGAAAAGGCGGTAATTTGTGTACATTGCAGGACATTAGAGGAGGCGTTTGAGGGGAATCTGGTCGCATTGAAACACCACCCGGTGGCTATCGAGTTAATGGATCAGAATATATTAGAACTAAGTAAAGGAAATATAGCACAAAATAAGAACCGTTTTTTCGTTCAAGGTGATCCTGCTGCAATACTGATTGTTGAGTTGGCACAGAAAAGTAGGGAAGAGGTGGAT
The window above is part of the Butyricimonas paravirosa genome. Proteins encoded here:
- a CDS encoding Wzz/FepE/Etk N-terminal domain-containing protein, yielding MEQEVKQANQMPQEEEIDLVEVVRKLWKNRKLILKITVVFMVLGVLVALFSPKEYTAGCTMVPQSGDKKVGGNLSGLASMVGINLGGASGGEVLSPTIYPKIVASIPFKKDLMATPLKFEEYDQPITLLDYYTKDEYQKFSLGGTIAKYTIGLPGVIINAIRGEDTTMISAGQGSAIQSLSKDEKKMSEMLNDMISLNVNDKDGYVQLSASLGEPLAVAQLAERAQELLQTYITDFKIEKVKSNLTFVEQQYDAAKKRYEKMQDSLARFRDANKSFSSAVAKTQEEALTNEYNLAYSVYSELAKQMEQAKIAVNETTPILTIVEPVVVPIERSKPKRGLICVLFTFLGGFAGVGMVLALPFVANIFGNDKLKRFIKE